A single genomic interval of Shewanella halotolerans harbors:
- a CDS encoding AAA family ATPase, translating into MAHKGKLFLFCGKMGAGKSTKARIIADENGALLLSEDEWLAAHFPNQIESFDDYIHYASLIKPFIKNHVARLINLGTNVVMDFPANTRKQRQWFVSLCNELACEHQLIYLDLSDQQCLAQIDKRRQEQPERARFDNEAVFRQVTQYFEQPTDDEGLDILLVTRNY; encoded by the coding sequence AAAACTCTTCCTTTTCTGCGGCAAGATGGGCGCGGGTAAGTCGACCAAGGCGAGAATCATCGCCGATGAAAACGGGGCGCTGTTACTGTCGGAAGATGAATGGTTAGCGGCCCACTTCCCCAATCAGATCGAGTCGTTTGATGACTATATTCACTATGCAAGCCTCATCAAGCCCTTCATCAAAAACCATGTGGCGCGCCTGATAAACCTAGGCACTAACGTGGTGATGGATTTTCCCGCCAACACCCGCAAGCAGCGGCAGTGGTTTGTCTCGCTCTGCAACGAGCTAGCTTGCGAGCATCAGCTCATCTATCTGGATCTCAGCGATCAGCAGTGCCTGGCTCAAATAGACAAGCGGCGCCAGGAGCAGCCCGAGCGCGCCCGCTTCGATAACGAAGCCGTGTTCCGTCAGGTGACGCAATATTTTGAGCAGCCGACTGACGATGAGGGGCTGGATATATTGTTAGTCACACGGAATTACTAA